The nucleotide sequence CGTCCCTCTGTCTTGGGAGCGGCGGAATCCAGTGGATCGAAGGTGCGTGGATGGCAACAGCCGGGAGGCCGTCAAGAACTGCGCTGTCGCTGCCAGCTCCGTCCTGCAACCTCGCCGCCGCCTGCTGCTTCGTCCTGCTTGTCGTCCCCATCCTCCTCAcgggtgagtttactagcatcGGTTAATCAATCTCCACCCAACCTCTAGAATAATCAGCTCGCCAAATACCCAATGATTGTGATAAGGTATGGATATGGTGGTTGATGTTCTTGACTAGCCTGCAGGTATATATAGTGTGTGATGTTCTTGCCAATGGCAtagtgccctgttcgtttggctgacaGGCCATGGCTGAAAtaactgttggctgatttattgtttgagaaaaatactgctcgttggctgaaaaagtacggcttataagcgaaGCGAACATGGTGTACACCGTGGCGTATGGTTACAAGGACCCTTTGCTAAGATTCTATTGTAGCTATAGAGTAGATGGCACGTTTGTTAAGATCATGTAGTACATTACCATGTGCTGTTGCCAAAACCAATCGAGCTTATGACTTCACCATTTAATTCAGAGGCGAAATGGAGTCACAATGGAATGTTCGCTATAGTCTAGCTTGCCAATGCCAGGTGCGCCGTGGCGTAAGGCGCCGCCCACTATGGCGGCATATCTCAACTCCGAATCGCCATTTCAGCTTTTCAGGGCGCCTTTCCGAAGCGCAAAATGCCCACTGGCAAGCAGCCAGCTTAATTTACTCGCTCCTGAATTATCTGCCACTGATGACGATGAGCATGAGCCGTTGGCTGTTGCTACTTTCTCCACACCACAACagtctgttcgtttcgtcgtaaatgatcgttgattatttactgctggttggtttggtgtgagagaaaaatattattctaccttataatccacgatcgtatacgagcaagcgaacaagcTGTGCCCGGATATGCAACGGGCAGTCCACGTGGTTTTTCGAATAAGCAGGTGGGCCGATTTAATAGCAGTTTTTTTTAGGTTATTGGTAGCTCTCAGTGACAGTGCCAGTGGTGGCAGAGCCACATGCCCATGTGGTCCACTGAGATCTTGCTTCCATTGGATCACGTGCTCCGTAGACCGTAGCATTATACTAGCTATTTGTATAGTTGTATTATACTCCTATATTCCATACTCTTACGTACGTACCCGGCGCTGTGTTACCATGgtcaaattatcacatgcatcAAATTAATTAAGCTGTGTTTCTTCGATCTCCTTGTTTCAATGGCCACAGATCGGATCACCACTCACTGTCACTAAAACTTCACCGGAATGAATGTGTGAACCACAATCTAGCCTAGATCGGATGAGTTTGTACTCGTCCTTGATGCTGATATATAACAAAAAAATTAAGACAATCAATATAATTAATTGCAGATCAGCAAGTGGCGGTGGCCGAGTCTCTGTCGATCGGCGTCAACTACGGGCAGATCGCCAGCAACCTGCCGTCGCCGGAGCAGGTGTCGTGGCTGCTCCGGTCGATGCGGATCAGCAAGGTGAAGCTGTACGACGCGGACCCCAACGTGCTGCGCGCGTTCCTGGGCACGGGCGTGGAGTTCGTGGTGGGCATCGGCAACGAGTACGTCCCGGCGATGGTGAGCCCCGCGGCGGCGCAGGCGTGGCTGCAGCAGCACGTGGTGCCGTACCTCCGCGCGGGGGCGCGCATCACCTGCGTCACCGTGGGCAACGAGGTGTTCAAGCAGGGCGGCAGCAACGACACGGTCCTCCAGGCGGCGGTGCTCCCCGCCATGCAGTCCGTGCACAGGGCGCTGGGCGCGCTGGGGCTCCAGGGCCGCGTCAACGTCACCACGGCGCACTCGCTGGACATCATGGGCGTCTCCTTCCCTCCTTCCGCCGGCGCGTTCCACCCGGCCGCGCTGGCGCACCTGCAGCCGTTCCTGGGCTTCCTGTCCGCGACGCGGGCGCCGTTCCTCATCAACTGCTACCCGTACTTCGCGTACAAGGACGACCCGGCGCGGGTGCCGCTGGACTACGTGCTCTTCCGGCCCAACGCCGCCGGCGTCGTCGACGCCCGCACGGGGCTCCGCTACGACAACATGCTGTACGCGCAGGTGGACGCCGTGTACGCGGCCATCCAGGGGCTCGGGTACACGGACGTCGAGGTCAAGGTGTCCGAGACCGGGTGGCCGTCGCGGGGCGACGCCGATGAGCCAGGCGCCACGCCCGAGTACGCGGGGACCTACATCCGCAACCTGCTGCAGCGGATCGAGATGAAGCAGGGCACGCCGCTGCGCCCGGCCACGCCCGTCGACGTCTACGTGTTCGCGCTCTTCAACGAGAACCTCAAGCCCGGACCGGCGTCGGAGAGGAACTACGGCCTCTTCTACCCCGACGGCACGCCGGTGTACAACGTCGGCCTGCACGGCTACCTCCCGCCGATGCTGGTGTCGTCGTCGACGGCAGCACGACAGGTACATACGGTTTattcttgattgattgattgatcagtCTTCAGGACAGGTTACCTGATTGTTCCAGTCTTGTCACGTTTTAGTGGAGCACTGGGGCTGGCAGACACCGAGTGAAATGCCGAGTGGCATGGCCAGGTTAGGCATGGTCGCAAGGAATAGGTTCTCCACCACGGAAAAGGGAGGATGCCGCAATCAGTAGTTGCATTTAGCACAAAATTCACACACAAACAAATGCCATTGCATCTGCTGTCGTCTGAAATGTGCAAATGCGTCATGCCAGTATATATATAAAATTAAAACTCAAATATCCCCTTGTGCAATTTATGGTTGGCAGGTGATTCGTTTGTTTGCACCAGTCGCCATCGCGTCCGTCGCATTCGTCTTATCCTGACAGCCTAAGCTACCGACGGAGCAAGAGCACTAACAGCTGCAGCCAGGAAATGTTAGCTAAGCATCTCATGCTGACAGGGTTTCCTGTCGCAACTAAGGTAAATCAGTTTGACATTAGCACTGTACagcatattttttttttctgtatgtCAGATAAATAACAAACTGGCATATCCGGCAGGAACTTCTGAGTAATTTGGCCACCTCAACTTGGGTGCGTATGCTGGATTTCTAATAGCGATCAGAAACTCTTGTTGTACTCATACCGACAATAGGTTAGAACTGACTGAAGCATATGCATCGTCGATTCATCAGAGTGTACCTTTTCACCCAAAAAAAGAAAGGTACAAACAGTAGGAATAGCTGCATTGACTGCAACTATTTACTGGTGGGATAATTTGTATCAATACTATGTAATTCTGTCCTTTTGACCTCTGGTAGATTTCCCTCGTTTAATTCTCCGTGTATGGAGTACAGAAACTGGACATGTTGAGGCGGACGTCTCTCATTCGCAATGACAATTCACAAACGCAGacaggagatacacatttttttttttttgaaacttacACATTTTCAGGTTAATGCAAGAAACTGTTACGTTCCCATCATGAATTGATTCACCTGGCTGAAAGTTATAACAGTATGTCTATTCCTAGACAGGACAGAGTTCCTACGAAAGCCAAGTCTGAGTCCCTTGTTTACAGACTGATCTTTTTACATGTTCTGATGGGACTCCATTCAAACTGAGTAACATCATATCCGTATTCCCTGTTTTTCGTGTCGAATTCTGAATTTGATCTCCAGTCCCGTGAATTGAACTATACAAATATGCAGATCAATGCCACATATATGTACATCAGCTTGCAAACAATGGTCGATTTCAATTAAACCAACAGCTTCCACAAAACTTTCATAGCAAAGTGGTCAGTGGTGGGCTGGTGGTGATATGACTGTTAGTGAGGTCCACTACCATCCAATTTCACTTGGTTGAGTGGTTCAGTCAGATCTATCTTCCAATCCACTGGATGCAGATAAAAATTACCACCAAGTCTGATGTGAGGACCATGTAGAGCTACTACGAATGTCAAGTATATATCGGTCATGTCCATCACTCTGATTCAAGCTCCTTAAATCTCCTCTCCCACTCCTTGACTTCATAATCCTGCTCCAATAGATCCTTTTCAGTAGTATAGACGATCTCCTCCGGCGTAATTACTTTCCGTTCAGCCATATCACGTGCACTAAGCAGCTGAAAATATAGGAAAACACAAGCCAAATTTATGCTACTTCAAAAGTTCAaaaaagaccaacttagtgaagatcaTGAAGCCAAGTATCAATTACTTCCTCTAATTGGAAATATAAGCCCATTCAGACATCGACAACTAGTAATATTAATAAAAATACATTATCTGAAGTGGAAATAATTATATATTAGGAAAATATTCACAATGAATCTAGTAATCCCAATCTTGTATTGTCAATCTATATAAAATTTTGGATATCGCTAGTCAAAGGTGAAAAGATCTTTCGGACAAACCTAGATAGATTGGATGTAGTATCTAAAATGTGTATGGCATGAAGTTGATGAGATGGCACCAAAATAAATTGAGTAATATTAAAGAATGCAATAAAGAATGCACACCGCACAATCTAAAAATGTCATGATAAGCATATATTTCCATTCAAATAGCCAGTTTTGTTGTAGCTGTTGAGAACGGAAGGTCCAGGCTGCATAACAGATTATTGACACACAATTTGATCTTATGCTTTAAGCCCCTCTACAGTGGCTTCACTATGGATCTGAGTTATTATGCAGGGAGGTGGTGGCTGCCATGGAGATGGAGGCACAGGGAGAGAATAGGCATGGCAGAGAGTGGCGGCAGCTAGGGGAAGGAGAAAAGGATTGAAAGCTGTTTAAGAGAGTTAGCGCAAAGGCTGAAAGCAGTTTAAGAGACTCAGCAAAAGGCAGAGAGATGACCCTAAACTACGCTTAATCCAGTGGTACTGTTCACGCGTGGCCGTACCACAGGATGACAGGGAGCCCTCGTCAGCCACTGTTAGACCTGCTGGATCAGTCATAGACATTAAGCCCACAACAGGTTTCTTTTTAGAAGTTTCTAATGTCAGGAATAAATAAGTTGCTACCGGTCACAATAAGTCTAGTCTATAAGGTTTCTGTGAATGCTACAAATCCATCCTGATTTTCTCCAAACAGATCCACACATGGGTAATGGAAAAATAATTACATAGAGTTGTGTGGAACTTCAATTGTTATTACCTTTCTTCTTAGAGAAGAATCTGGTGACACGAGTTCCTGAGCTCGCTGTTCTCTGGCCTTATTCCTCTTTCTAATGTCATTGTTGGTCTTGCGTAGCAGAAACCATCTAAATAAAGGTATTGCAAAAAAGGAGCCAGCGTATATCTAGAAATGATCACATTGTATCAGTACATATCATTAATTTATAGGTAATTCAATAATCATCAATTTTGCAACATTCACAACATTTGGAAACTCCCTTAAAAAGAGAAGGGCTAGTGATTTCTGTCAGGCCAAATATGCATAAATGGAGTGACTAGAGTAATGACCACGATATGTACTAAACCGGCATATCAAGCCCAGCCATACCTGAAGCAAAGGATATAACTGTGCCGCAAATGAGATTAGTCCACTAGGTGTCACTGTCATTTGCCTTCatgataaattttaatacatATTGTTAGCATTACATATCAATGATATGTGGGGCCAGAATTATTATAATTCTTACTTCAACAAGTTTCCAAGAATGATGACACCAAAGAGATTGAGTCCTCCCAAACCAGCAACCATTGCCTTCTCTGATGCATTCGCTTTACTGCAAAATCAACAGGTAGGTGTATGGAAGGGCATAGAATAGATTAAAATAGCAAATTTAGAGCGGATGAAAAAATACCTCGGAATGAATCAACCTATATAACATAACGCCTAATCTCTAGATCCTCATGCATTACGCTCCTGATGTAACGTATTTACAATATAATATTTAAAATCCACATACACTAATTGTATTAGAAATCTAAAAAAATTATCATGGGAGTTTCACACTTCTTTATTTGGTAAAATTGCAGCCTGGGTTAGTTCAACTTCACTAAGGATGACAATGATATACTGACCTGAATTTCCACGGTATCTCCTCTAAGTACTTTTCAATTCCACTGAACATTGCTGACCATTTGGTACCCACATATTCCCTGCTCCTACCACCTTTTGATGAAGCAGTACGTTGCAGCGATGGGAATCGATACAGGATATTGCCCTATAAGAAAAACAAAACCATTAAGTTACTCAGAAAAATGCCATCTTTAGTATGTAGCTGGCACAGGCAGAGCTATCTGTCAGCTAAGGTGGGCAACATTTAACTCGCTGTGTACTACTGATGTGTGATGGTTGCACCCCATATGCTTGTattccccttcttcctcctcaaccTCAAATGAAGGAACTAGTGCATGTAATGTAAGGGTGTTTTTGCTTTGGCTGATGCCTCCATGGCATCTGAAACCACCACTGCACCCTTCATCATCCAGGACATGGCATTTCCCAGAACCTTTTTTCTTACATCTACTCACACATTGCATGTTCCTTTATCATTTTTCTTCGTTGGAAACTTGCAATAAATCTCAAGGATTAGATACTTAGGCATGCAAGTCAATTAAGATCTTCTAGTATTTTATAGTAGAGAACCTGACATGATTGGGGTTGTTTGTTTATTCCAATTTTTTTATGGTACCTAATAGAGAGAAAAAAAACAGTaataacacccccccccccccccctcccccggcCCTTGGCCAGCGTTAGCTGGGTGGGTTGAAAGTGTAGGGCATATTTGACAATGGTAGTCCTCAGGTACAGGTCTGAACTGCTAGAAGAGAAGAAGGTTGGACCTGATCATCAATTTCTGGATGTCCCTGGAATCGTAAAAGAACTGGAAGAACAAATGATTCATCGTCCTGCAGTTCAAGAAATGATATGAAAATATGAATACGATAAGCCTCCCCTCAGTTTATTATTCAAAGGAAGAGTAAATTGCTTTCCCAGGTGCAGGGAGTAGAGAACTTAATCTCTTAACAAAACAACAATACTTAGGGAAAGAGTTCCCATGCCTTGGACTCTTCTGATGGAGGTGGCACATCAAGAAACGGGGCCAGTTCTTCAGCTGTAACAACTCCACCATTTGATGAAATGTACTGCCCAATCTGTGAATTCAAATAGGAATTAGAAATCTGTAATAGCAAAAATGAATATATAATAAATGATCATGAAGCTAAATTttctcaaaagaaaaagaaaataccaTCTTCCACCGCTTCTCTTCAAGCCCATCGTTTGGGTCACCATCCCCAAACACAAACGAAAATACCTATGGCATTTATTTAATAAACATTACACACAGTTTCAAACTACCTACACATTCCATCAAAACATAGTGAGAATGAACAATCAAGTCAAACCCTTTTAGATTACAGATTCAATAAAGTTCATCCCATTTTCATTTTCTACTCGACGCCTTCTGTAATAATCTGCATCCAAGTACCTGCAGGCACATGAACAGTGTGAATAATAAGAACGCACATGATACTTTCTGTTCAAAACTTCGGATACAACGTTGCAATTTCAAAATGATATGTGTATGTCCCATTTCATTATAGTCAT is from Miscanthus floridulus cultivar M001 chromosome 7, ASM1932011v1, whole genome shotgun sequence and encodes:
- the LOC136467104 gene encoding uncharacterized protein At5g03900, chloroplastic-like isoform X2; its protein translation is MAAAASISLSLHLRFRPPLPPPRNPPRHAPFSLLSPSLPAPCRLRVAPDRPSPSPWRPNVRARAGGTIGAPPALARPGGAVETDRLPSDVRDRAMEAVDHFGGRVTIGDVASRAGLQLAQAERALQALAADTEGFLEVSEDGEVLYVFPKDYRAKLAGKSFRMRVEPLVDKAKQVGAYLVRVSFGTALIASIVLVYTTIIAILSSSSDEDSRGRRRRSYGSTVIIPTDMFWYLDADYYRRRRVENENGMNFIESVFSFVFGDGDPNDGLEEKRWKMIGQYISSNGGVVTAEELAPFLDVPPPSEESKDDESFVLPVLLRFQGHPEIDDQGNILYRFPSLQRTASSKGGRSREYVGTKWSAMFSGIEKYLEEIPWKFSKANASEKAMVAGLGGLNLFGVIILGNLLKQMTVTPSGLISFAAQLYPLLQIYAGSFFAIPLFRWFLLRKTNNDIRKRNKAREQRAQELVSPDSSLRRKLLSARDMAERKVITPEEIVYTTEKDLLEQDYEVKEWERRFKELESE
- the LOC136467106 gene encoding glucan endo-1,3-beta-glucosidase 14-like, which gives rise to MATAGRPSRTALSLPAPSCNLAAACCFVLLVVPILLTDQQVAVAESLSIGVNYGQIASNLPSPEQVSWLLRSMRISKVKLYDADPNVLRAFLGTGVEFVVGIGNEYVPAMVSPAAAQAWLQQHVVPYLRAGARITCVTVGNEVFKQGGSNDTVLQAAVLPAMQSVHRALGALGLQGRVNVTTAHSLDIMGVSFPPSAGAFHPAALAHLQPFLGFLSATRAPFLINCYPYFAYKDDPARVPLDYVLFRPNAAGVVDARTGLRYDNMLYAQVDAVYAAIQGLGYTDVEVKVSETGWPSRGDADEPGATPEYAGTYIRNLLQRIEMKQGTPLRPATPVDVYVFALFNENLKPGPASERNYGLFYPDGTPVYNVGLHGYLPPMLVSSSTAARQVIRLFAPVAIASVAFVLS
- the LOC136467104 gene encoding uncharacterized protein At5g03900, chloroplastic-like isoform X1, which gives rise to MAAAASISLSLHLRFRPPLPPPRNPPRHAPFSLLSPSLPAPCRLRVAPDRPSPSPWRPNVRARAGGTIGAPPALARPGGAVETDRLPSDVRDRAMEAVDHFGGRVTIGDVASRAGLQLAQAERALQALAADTEGFLEVSEDGEVLYVFPKDYRAKLAGKSFRMRVEPLVDKAKQVGAYLVRVSFGTALIASIVLVYTTIIAILSSSSSDEDSRGRRRRSYGSTVIIPTDMFWYLDADYYRRRRVENENGMNFIESVFSFVFGDGDPNDGLEEKRWKMIGQYISSNGGVVTAEELAPFLDVPPPSEESKDDESFVLPVLLRFQGHPEIDDQGNILYRFPSLQRTASSKGGRSREYVGTKWSAMFSGIEKYLEEIPWKFSKANASEKAMVAGLGGLNLFGVIILGNLLKQMTVTPSGLISFAAQLYPLLQIYAGSFFAIPLFRWFLLRKTNNDIRKRNKAREQRAQELVSPDSSLRRKLLSARDMAERKVITPEEIVYTTEKDLLEQDYEVKEWERRFKELESE